In the Longimicrobium sp. genome, GGCCCGCGCGCTCGCCGGGCGGGGCGCTCCCGCCGGCACCCTGGTGCTGGCCGACGAGCAGGCGGCGGGGCGGGGGAGAGGGGGGAAGGGGTGGGCCTCGCCGCCGGGGCTGGGCGTGTGGATGTCGATGGTGCTGCGCCCTCCCTCCCTCTCGTCCCCCGGCCTCCTGCCGATCCTGGTGGGGCTCGCCGCCGCGGAGGCGCTCGACCCCTTCGCCCGCCCGGCGCGGGTGATGGTGAAGTGGCCCAACGACCTGCAGCTGGCCGGGCGCAAGCTGGCCGGCATCCTCTGCGAGGCGAGCTGGGAGGGGGGCGGCCCCAGCTTCGTCGTCGCCGGCATCGGGATCAACGTCCTGCACGCTCCGGCCGACTTCCCCCCCGAGCTGGGGGACGCGGCCACCTCGCTGCGCATCGCCGCCGGGTGGGGGCCGCCGCGGGGCGAGGTGGCCGGCGCGGTGGCCGCCGCCGTCTTCCGCCGCCTGGCCGAGCCGCCCGCCGCGCTGGACGCCGCGCTGCTGGCCGAGCTGGAGGGGCGCGACGCGCTCCGCGGCCGGCGGGTGCGCGTCTCCGGCCCCGAGCCGGTGACGGGCGTCGCCGAGGGGATCGGGCCGGGCGGCGCGCTGCGGGTCCGCTCTGGGAGCGCGCTGCACGCCGTCACCGCCGGCACCGTGCGGCCGGCGGACGAGCCCGCCCCGTCCGCCTGAACCTTCCCCCGAAATCCCCCGATGGACCTGGTCTTCGACGTCGGCCACAGCGAGACGGCGGTCGGCTGGTTCGAGGGCGCCGAGCTGCGCGGGCAGTGGCGCCTGCGCACCGACCCCGCCCGCACGTCCGACGAGACGGGGCTGCTCCTGCGCCAGATCCTGGCGCTGGTCCCCCTCCCGCACACCGACATCCGCTCGGTCACCGTGGGCTCGGTGGTCCCCGCCGTCACCCGCGTGCTGGAGGTGGCGTGCCGGCGCTACATCGACACCCCGGTCAACCAGGTGAGCGCGCTGGTGCCGCTGCCGATCCGGCTGGAGGTGGACGACCCGCCGGCCGTGGCGCCCAGCCGCATCGCCAACGCGGTGGCGGCGCACCGCCTCTACCGCCGCCGCGACCTGATCGTGGCCGACCTGGGCGCGGCCAGCACCTACGACTGCGTGAGCCGCGAGGGCGTCCTGGTGGGCGGGGCGGTCGCGCCGGGGATCCGCGCCGCCGCCTCCACCCTGGCCGAGTGGGCGGCGCGCCTGGGAGACGCGGGGCTCCTGCCGCCGGAGCGGGTGATCGGGCGCGGGGTGGAGGAGAGCCTGCGCAGCGGCGTGTTCTTCGGCGCGGTGGACGCGGTGGACGGGATGGTGCGCCGCCTGCGCGAGGCGTGGGGCCGCCCCGACGCGCTGGTGGTGGCCACGGGCGGCCTGGCGGAGCTGGTCGGCCCGCACTGCCGCGGCATCGCCGTGGTGGAGCCGCACCTGACCCTGCACGGCCTCAAGCTGGTGCACGACTACCACGCCCCCGCCCGCCCGCGCGCACGCCGGCCGCGGGGGTGAGGAACCCGAAACGCACCGTGCCATTTCGCAGAACGGTTCTGGATTTCCATCCACGGAAAAGCCTCACACGGAGGAAACGGAGTCAACGGAGAACACCAGCGGGTCCTCTGTTGACTCCGTCGACTCCGTGTGAGGCTCGGTTGCGGATCTTTGATCGTGAACGAAGCTCGGCAAAACGGAATCATGTCAGAGGTGAGAAAAAAGAAAGGGGGAGCCGCGACGGCTCCCCCTTCGTGTCGAATCCCCGCCGAGCGTCAGATCGTGTTCATCCGGCAGTAGGCGATCATCTGGACGCTGGCCGGCATCGGGTGGAACTTCTGCTTGGCCAGCCGCTCCAGGTACGCCGGCGTGTACGCCTGCACGAAGGCGCCGCGCCGGTACACGTTGATGCGGGCGAAGTCGCGCGGCTGGTAGATCTCCAGCGTGCGCAGGCCCCCCGGCAGCGGCGCGTCGTCCACCACCACGCACGTGCCGGCGGGGCCGCCGCGGAACGAAGAGGTGTAGGAGAGGCCCGAGCGCATCCTCACGAAGTCGGCCGCGTTGAAGGCGGCGGTGTTGGAGAGCTCCTCGACGCCGAACACGCGCGAGGAGGCGGCCACCGAGAGCCGCTGGCGCTCGATGCGGTCCACCGTGACCTCGAGCGCCTCCAGCATCACCGGGTCGGCCTTGAGCGCGATCGTCCCCAGGTCGGCGGACCGGCCGGCGGCCTCCAGGGTCACGAGCAGGGTCTCGTAGCCCATCCGCGAGACCATGATCCCGTACGAGCCGGGGCGGAGGTGGAGCTCGAACCGGCCGTCCCGGTCGGCGAGCACCCCCGCGCTGGAGCCGGCCACGTCGAGGGCGGCCGCGGCCAGCGGAGTCCCCGAGGCGGCGTCGACCACCCGGCCCGTCACCACCACGCGGTCCTGCGCGGCGAGCGGGGCGGCGGCCAGGGCCACGGCGAGGAGGGCGAAGGAGACTGGGCGCTTC is a window encoding:
- a CDS encoding biotin--[acetyl-CoA-carboxylase] ligase encodes the protein MTDRPAERYDGLSAAELAAGWGLPAVHLYGQVGSTNDVARALAGRGAPAGTLVLADEQAAGRGRGGKGWASPPGLGVWMSMVLRPPSLSSPGLLPILVGLAAAEALDPFARPARVMVKWPNDLQLAGRKLAGILCEASWEGGGPSFVVAGIGINVLHAPADFPPELGDAATSLRIAAGWGPPRGEVAGAVAAAVFRRLAEPPAALDAALLAELEGRDALRGRRVRVSGPEPVTGVAEGIGPGGALRVRSGSALHAVTAGTVRPADEPAPSA
- a CDS encoding type III pantothenate kinase; the protein is MDLVFDVGHSETAVGWFEGAELRGQWRLRTDPARTSDETGLLLRQILALVPLPHTDIRSVTVGSVVPAVTRVLEVACRRYIDTPVNQVSALVPLPIRLEVDDPPAVAPSRIANAVAAHRLYRRRDLIVADLGAASTYDCVSREGVLVGGAVAPGIRAAASTLAEWAARLGDAGLLPPERVIGRGVEESLRSGVFFGAVDAVDGMVRRLREAWGRPDALVVATGGLAELVGPHCRGIAVVEPHLTLHGLKLVHDYHAPARPRARRPRG
- a CDS encoding carboxypeptidase-like regulatory domain-containing protein, producing the protein MKRPVSFALLAVALAAAPLAAQDRVVVTGRVVDAASGTPLAAAALDVAGSSAGVLADRDGRFELHLRPGSYGIMVSRMGYETLLVTLEAAGRSADLGTIALKADPVMLEALEVTVDRIERQRLSVAASSRVFGVEELSNTAAFNAADFVRMRSGLSYTSSFRGGPAGTCVVVDDAPLPGGLRTLEIYQPRDFARINVYRRGAFVQAYTPAYLERLAKQKFHPMPASVQMIAYCRMNTI